One window from the genome of Polynucleobacter sp. MWH-Svant-W18 encodes:
- a CDS encoding acyl-CoA dehydrogenase encodes MPYVAPVKDMLFVMNELAGLADVVAYPSYAEAGADVDLAPAILEESAKFNQDVVAPLNWPGDQNPSSWKDGVVTTTPGFKEAFEQFAAAGWQGVVHPAEFGGQGLPKLIATACFEMVHSASLSFALCPMLTDGAIEALLTAASPEIQGQYVPNMISGEWTGSMCLTEPQAGSDLSMVRARAVPEGNGTYKIFGTKIFITYGEHDMAKNIVHLVLARTPDAPEGVKGISLFVVPKFLVNADGSLGERNDVHCVSIEHKLGIKASPTAVLQFGDHGGAIGYLVGEENRGLEYMFVMMNAARFAVGMQGIAVAERAYQKAVQYAKDRIQSRDLSGSAGPVAIIHQPDVKRMLMTMRAYTEASRALAYYAAAAYDAQHAAPDETVRKSNQAIYEFLVPIVKGFSTEMSIEVASLGVQVHGGMGFIEETGAAQHYRDARILTIYEGTTAIQANDLVGRKTVRDGGATAKALSQKIAETEKALAVSGSVDAKAVLKQLSIGRAAFEEAVAYIVANAKSEAKAVYAGSFAYLRLSGLVLGGWQMARALLAAERLRDSDPAFYGAKIATARFFAENLLPQAQALATSIVESGHSTNALEVEQF; translated from the coding sequence ATGCCATACGTAGCCCCAGTAAAAGACATGCTGTTTGTAATGAATGAATTAGCTGGGCTAGCAGATGTGGTTGCCTATCCGTCTTATGCTGAAGCTGGGGCGGATGTGGATTTAGCTCCGGCGATTTTGGAAGAGTCAGCCAAATTTAATCAAGACGTCGTTGCGCCACTCAATTGGCCAGGCGATCAAAACCCCAGCTCCTGGAAAGATGGCGTTGTTACAACAACCCCTGGATTTAAAGAAGCCTTTGAGCAATTTGCCGCTGCTGGTTGGCAGGGCGTAGTTCATCCTGCGGAGTTTGGTGGTCAGGGCTTGCCAAAACTCATTGCTACCGCTTGTTTTGAGATGGTTCACTCAGCGAGCTTGTCTTTTGCTTTGTGTCCTATGCTGACAGACGGTGCAATTGAAGCCTTGCTCACTGCAGCTAGCCCAGAAATTCAGGGGCAATATGTCCCGAATATGATTTCAGGCGAGTGGACTGGCTCAATGTGTCTCACTGAGCCACAGGCGGGCTCTGACTTATCAATGGTGCGAGCACGTGCTGTACCGGAGGGCAATGGTACTTACAAGATTTTTGGAACGAAGATCTTTATTACCTATGGCGAGCACGATATGGCCAAGAACATTGTCCATTTAGTATTAGCGAGAACTCCTGATGCGCCAGAGGGTGTTAAAGGAATTTCTTTATTTGTGGTGCCAAAGTTTTTGGTCAACGCAGATGGCAGCTTAGGTGAGCGGAATGATGTTCACTGTGTCTCGATTGAACATAAATTAGGAATTAAGGCGAGCCCAACTGCTGTCTTGCAATTCGGTGATCATGGCGGTGCTATTGGCTATCTGGTTGGCGAAGAGAACCGCGGCTTGGAATATATGTTTGTCATGATGAATGCAGCTCGCTTTGCAGTCGGTATGCAAGGCATTGCAGTGGCGGAGCGTGCTTATCAAAAGGCAGTGCAATATGCTAAAGATCGCATCCAAAGCCGTGATTTGTCCGGCTCTGCAGGTCCGGTAGCGATTATTCATCAGCCTGATGTCAAGCGCATGCTGATGACCATGCGCGCTTACACAGAAGCTTCTCGCGCATTGGCATATTACGCTGCCGCTGCTTATGATGCGCAACATGCGGCACCAGATGAGACTGTACGCAAATCTAACCAAGCAATTTATGAGTTCCTAGTGCCAATTGTGAAAGGCTTCTCAACCGAGATGTCGATTGAAGTTGCAAGCCTCGGTGTGCAAGTGCATGGCGGCATGGGTTTCATTGAAGAAACAGGCGCAGCTCAACATTATCGAGATGCGCGCATTCTGACGATTTATGAGGGCACCACTGCTATTCAGGCGAACGATTTGGTTGGTAGAAAGACAGTGCGTGATGGCGGAGCTACCGCAAAAGCACTCTCACAAAAAATTGCTGAAACCGAAAAAGCGCTAGCAGTCAGCGGCTCTGTTGATGCGAAAGCGGTGCTCAAGCAGTTGTCTATTGGCCGCGCCGCATTCGAGGAGGCAGTAGCTTACATAGTGGCAAATGCTAAGAGCGAGGCCAAGGCAGTTTACGCTGGCAGCTTTGCTTACTTGCGTCTCTCAGGCTTGGTGCTCGGTGGCTGGCAAATGGCACGAGCGCTTTTAGCCGCAGAGCGTTTACGTGATAGCGACCCTGCTTTTTATGGGGCCAAGATTGCTACTGCACGATTCTTCGCTGAAAATTTATTGCCACAAGCTCAGGCACTAGCAACATCAATCGTAGAGAGTGGCCACTCTACAAATGCTTTAGAAGTTGAGCAATTCTAG
- a CDS encoding electron transfer flavoprotein subunit alpha/FixB family protein has protein sequence MAALVIAEHDNQSLKAATLNAVAAALQCSPEVDVLVAGNSADAAATAAAQISGVRKVIQVDAAHLADQLAEPLAAQILSIAKHYTHLLAPATANGKNVMPRVAAKLDVAQLSDITKVVSADTFERPIYAGNAIATVQSSDPVKVITVRTTGFDPVAASGGSASIEKQEATASNTSSSFVGRELTKSDRPELTAAKIIVSGGRGLGSGEKYQELIAPLADKLGAALGASRAAVDAGYVPNDYQVGQTGKIVAPQLYIAVGISGAIQHLAGMKDSKVIVAINKDPEAPIFSVADYGLVADLNTAVPELIKALG, from the coding sequence ATGGCTGCTCTCGTTATTGCTGAACACGATAATCAATCTCTAAAAGCGGCAACCTTAAATGCTGTAGCAGCTGCCCTGCAGTGTTCTCCAGAAGTAGATGTTTTAGTTGCTGGTAACAGTGCTGACGCTGCTGCGACTGCGGCTGCGCAAATTTCGGGTGTACGCAAGGTTATTCAAGTTGATGCTGCGCATCTAGCGGATCAATTGGCTGAACCCTTGGCTGCCCAGATTCTTTCCATTGCCAAGCACTACACCCATCTGCTTGCTCCAGCAACAGCTAATGGTAAAAATGTGATGCCACGCGTTGCTGCCAAGCTAGATGTTGCTCAGTTGTCCGATATTACGAAGGTGGTATCTGCCGATACCTTCGAGCGTCCTATTTACGCTGGTAATGCAATTGCAACTGTGCAGTCAAGCGATCCAGTGAAGGTCATTACTGTTCGTACAACCGGTTTTGACCCTGTGGCCGCTTCTGGAGGCTCTGCAAGTATTGAAAAGCAAGAAGCTACTGCAAGCAATACCAGCTCTTCCTTTGTTGGACGCGAGCTCACGAAGTCTGATCGTCCCGAATTGACAGCCGCCAAGATTATTGTTTCAGGTGGTCGCGGTCTAGGTTCTGGTGAGAAATACCAAGAACTGATTGCACCCTTAGCTGACAAACTGGGCGCCGCCTTGGGTGCGTCGCGTGCTGCAGTAGATGCGGGTTACGTGCCGAATGATTATCAAGTAGGTCAGACTGGGAAAATTGTTGCTCCACAACTGTATATCGCAGTTGGCATCTCAGGTGCGATTCAGCACTTAGCAGGTATGAAGGATTCCAAGGTGATCGTTGCAATCAATAAGGATCCTGAGGCCCCGATCTTTAGTGTGGCGGATTATGGTTTGGTTGCAGACCTCAATACTGCAGTACCAGAGCTTATAAAAGCGCTTGGCTAA
- a CDS encoding electron transfer flavoprotein subunit beta/FixA family protein produces MKILVAIKRVVDYNVKIRVKSDGSGVDLANVKMSMNPFDEIAVEEAVRLKEAGVASEIVVVTAGVTQCQETLRTALAIGADRAILVETDAELQPLAVAKILKALSEKEQAQVIILGKQAIDDDSNQTGQMLASLMDIPQATFASKVVIADGKATVTREVDGGLETIALNLPAVITTDLRLNEPRYVTLPNIMKAKKKAIDIVKPEDLGVDIAPRLKTMKVEEPPKRSAGVMVADVAALVEKLKNEAKVI; encoded by the coding sequence ATGAAGATCTTAGTTGCAATAAAACGAGTCGTTGATTACAACGTCAAAATTCGAGTCAAGTCTGATGGTTCAGGCGTGGATCTAGCCAACGTCAAAATGAGTATGAATCCTTTTGATGAGATAGCAGTTGAAGAAGCAGTTCGCTTAAAAGAGGCTGGTGTTGCCTCTGAAATAGTTGTAGTAACTGCAGGCGTAACCCAGTGCCAAGAAACCTTACGCACTGCACTTGCGATTGGTGCTGATCGTGCGATCCTGGTAGAGACCGATGCCGAACTACAACCGTTAGCGGTTGCCAAGATTCTCAAAGCCCTCTCTGAAAAAGAACAAGCCCAAGTCATCATTTTGGGTAAACAAGCTATTGATGACGATAGCAATCAAACCGGTCAGATGTTGGCTAGCCTGATGGATATTCCACAGGCAACCTTTGCTTCTAAAGTGGTGATTGCTGATGGTAAGGCTACTGTGACACGCGAAGTCGATGGTGGTCTAGAAACAATCGCCTTGAATTTACCCGCAGTGATTACAACGGACTTGCGCCTCAATGAGCCACGTTATGTCACTTTGCCCAACATTATGAAGGCCAAGAAAAAGGCGATTGATATTGTGAAGCCCGAAGATCTCGGTGTGGATATTGCACCGCGACTCAAAACCATGAAGGTGGAAGAGCCGCCGAAGCGTAGCGCAGGGGTAATGGTTGCTGATGTTGCAGCCTTGGTAGAAAAACTGAAAAATGAAGCGAAGGTGATTTAA